GACTCCGGCATCGGTATCGCCCTGGACCAGCAAGAAAGCATCTTCGAAGCCTTCCGCCAGGCTGATGGCACCACTAATCGCCGTTATGGCGGCACCGGCCTGGGCCTGTCCATTTCCCGCGACCTGGCGGCGTTGCTCGGCGGCTACATCAGCGTGACCAGCGAACCAGGCAAAGGCAGCATTTTCACGCTGGTATTGCCGGAGCAGTACGTGGAGCGTGAGGAAGACGCAGCACCTATCGAGCAACCGCGCCAAGCCGTGGTCGCGCCAAACCCTGCACCGGTGAAGATTTCTCCGCTGCCAGTCACTGATACCCAGCAGATCCCACGTTTTGCCGATGACCGTGAAAAGGCCCCTTTCAGCACCCGCTGCATCCTGGTGGTGGAAGACGAACCCAACTTCGCGCGCATCCTGTTCGACCTGGCCCACGAGCTGGGCTACCACTGCCTGGTCGCCCACGGCGCCGACGAAGGCTACAGCCTTGCCGAGGAATACATCCCGGACGCGATCCTGCTGGACATGCGCCTGCCAGACCATTCCGGGCTGACCGTGCTGCAGCGTCTCAAAGAGCACGCCAACACCCGGCACATCCCCGTGCACGTGATTTCCGTGGAAGACCGCGTCGAAGCTGCCATGCACATGGGCGCCATCGGCTATGCGGTCAAACCCACCACTCGAGAAGAGCTCAAGGACGTGTTCGCCCGCCTGGAAGCCAAGCTGACCCAGAAGGTCAAGCGCGTGCTCCTGGTAGAGGACGACGATCTGCAACGTGACAGCATTGCCCGCCTGATCGGCGACGATGACATCGAGATCACCGCCGTAGGCTTTGCCCAGGAAGCCCTCGACCTGCTGCGCAACAACATCTACGACTGCATGATCATCGACCTCAAGTTGCCGGATATGCTCGGCAATGAGCTGCTCAAACGCATGGCCACCGAAGATATCTGCTCATTCCCGCCGGTAATCGTCTATACCGGGCGTAACCTGACCCGCGATGAAGAAGCTGAGCTGCGCAAGTATTCCCGCTCGATCATCATCAAGGGTGCACGCTCACCTGAACGCCTGCTGGATGAAGTCACACTCTTTCTGCACAAAGTCGAATCCCAGCTGTCCCATGACCGCCAGAAGATGCTCAAGACGGCCCGCAGCCGCGACAAGGTCTTTGAAGGGCGCAAGATCCTGCTGGTGGACGACGATGTACGCAATATCTTCGCCCTGACCAGCGCCCTGGAGCACAAGGGCGCCGTAGTGGTTATCGGGCGTAACGGACGCGAAGCTATCGACAAACTCAACGAAGTCGAAGATGTCGACCTGGTATTGATGGACGTGATGATGCCCGAGATGGACGGTTACGAGGCCACGGCCTTGATCCGCCAGGACCCGCGCTGGAAAAAACTGCCGATCATTGCGGTGACGGCCAAGGCAATGAAAGACGATCAGGAACGCTGCCTGGCGGCCGGCTCCAACGACTACCTGGCCAAGCCAATCGACCTGGACCGTCTGTTCTCGCTGATTCGCGTATGGCTACCGAAGATGGAACGTATTTAAGTGGAGCAGTGTTTTTTGGACAAAAGCAGCGACATTGAGCTGCGCCTGTTGATTGAGGCGATTTACCTCAAGTACAGCTACGACTTTCGTGACTACTCCGGTGCGTCGGTCAAACGGCGCGTTGCCCACGCGTTGCGCCAGTTCGACTGCGCGACTATTTCGGCGCTGCAGGAGCGGGTGCTGCACGACCCGGCAGCGTTCATGCAGTTGCTGCAATTCTTGACGATCCCGGTGAGCGAAATGTTTCGCGACCCGTCGCACTTCCTGGCCATCCGCCAGGAAGTGGTACCGCTGCTCAAGACCTACCCGTCAATCAAGATCTGGATCGCCGGCTGCAGCACGGGCGAGGAGGTATACTCCATGGCCATCCTGTTGCGCGAAGAGGGGTTGCTGGAGCGCACGATCATCTACGCCACGGACATCAATCCGGCATCGCTGGAGAAAGCCAAGCAGGGCATCTTCTCCCTTGAGAACGTTCGCGCCTACACAGCCAATTATCAGCAGGCAGGCGGGCAACGTTCATTCGCCGACTATTACACCGCAGCCTACGATTATGCGATCTTCGACAAGACGCTGCGCGAGAACGTGACCTTCGCCGACCACAGCTTGGCGACCGACAGCGTGTTCTCAGAAACACAATTAATTTCATGCCGTAACGTATTGATTTATTTCAATAAAAAGTTGCAGGATCGCGCATTCGGATTGTTTCATGAGTCGCTGTGTCATCGTGGCTTTCTCGTCTTGGGCAGCAAGGAAACCCTGGATTTTTCTGCCTACAGCAAGCAATTCGAACCCTTGGTCAAACAGGAACGGATCTACCGAAAATCATGAGCGAGGCGCATGACCCCCCGATGCGTGGGATTGAAGCTATCGTTGTCGGCGCTTCCGCCGGCGGCGTTGAGGCCCTGCTGAGCATTTTTGGTGAACTGCCTGTGACCTTCAGCCTGCCGATCATCGCCGTGCTGCACCTGCCGGATGAGCGTCGCAGCCAGTTGGCAGAAGTCTTTGCGCGGCGCTTGAGCATTCCGGTCAAGGAAGCCCGGGACAAAGAGGCGGTCGAGGCGGGCACCTTGTATTTTGCCGGGCCTGGTTATCACTT
This genomic stretch from Pseudomonas synxantha BG33R harbors:
- a CDS encoding CheR family methyltransferase codes for the protein MEQCFLDKSSDIELRLLIEAIYLKYSYDFRDYSGASVKRRVAHALRQFDCATISALQERVLHDPAAFMQLLQFLTIPVSEMFRDPSHFLAIRQEVVPLLKTYPSIKIWIAGCSTGEEVYSMAILLREEGLLERTIIYATDINPASLEKAKQGIFSLENVRAYTANYQQAGGQRSFADYYTAAYDYAIFDKTLRENVTFADHSLATDSVFSETQLISCRNVLIYFNKKLQDRAFGLFHESLCHRGFLVLGSKETLDFSAYSKQFEPLVKQERIYRKS